The proteins below are encoded in one region of Amycolatopsis acidiphila:
- a CDS encoding ferritin family protein, translated as MSRQSLTKAHNKITELSWEPTFATPATRFGTDYTFEKAPKKDPLKQIMRSYFPMEEEKDNRVFGAMDGAIRGNMFRQVQQRWLEWQKLFLSIIPFPEISAARAMPMAIDAVPNPEIHNGLAVQMIDEVRHSTIQMNLKKLYMNNYIDPAGFDITEKAFSNNYAGTIGRQFGEGFITGDAITAANIYLTVVAETAFTNTLFVAMPDEAAANGDYLLPTVFHSVQSDESRHISNGYSILLMALADERNRPLLERDLRYAWWNNHCVVDAAIGTFIEYGTKDRRKDRESYAEMWRRWIYDDYYRSYLLPLEKYGLVIPHDLVEEAWNRITNKFYVHRVAQFFATGWPVNYWRIDGMTDADFEWFEDKYPGWYSQFGKWWEAYNRLRYPGRNKPIAFEEVGYEYPHRCWTCMVPCLVREDLVVDKVDDQWRTYCSETCAWTDKVAFRPEYEGRETPNMGRLTGKREWETLHHDRDLADIVKDLGYVRDDGRTLIPQPHLDLDDPKKLWTLDDLRGIRFASPNVTLNQMTDAEREEWAAAYRANPNVTAA; from the coding sequence TTGAGCAGGCAAAGTCTCACCAAGGCGCATAACAAGATCACCGAGTTGTCGTGGGAACCCACCTTCGCAACCCCGGCGACGCGCTTCGGCACCGACTACACGTTCGAGAAGGCGCCGAAGAAGGACCCGCTCAAGCAGATCATGCGGTCGTACTTCCCGATGGAGGAGGAAAAGGACAACCGCGTCTTCGGCGCGATGGACGGCGCGATCCGGGGCAACATGTTCCGGCAGGTGCAGCAGCGCTGGCTGGAGTGGCAGAAGCTGTTCCTGTCGATCATCCCGTTCCCGGAGATCTCCGCCGCGCGGGCGATGCCGATGGCCATCGACGCGGTGCCCAACCCCGAGATCCACAACGGCCTCGCGGTGCAGATGATCGACGAGGTACGGCACTCGACGATCCAGATGAACCTCAAAAAGCTGTACATGAACAACTACATCGACCCGGCCGGGTTCGACATCACCGAGAAGGCGTTCTCGAACAACTACGCGGGCACCATCGGCCGCCAGTTCGGTGAAGGGTTCATCACCGGTGACGCGATCACCGCGGCCAACATCTACCTGACCGTCGTCGCGGAGACCGCGTTCACCAACACGCTGTTCGTCGCGATGCCCGACGAGGCGGCCGCCAACGGCGACTACCTGCTGCCCACGGTGTTCCACTCGGTGCAGTCGGACGAGTCCCGGCACATCTCCAACGGCTACTCCATCCTGCTGATGGCGCTGGCCGACGAGCGCAACCGCCCGCTGCTGGAGCGCGATTTGCGCTACGCCTGGTGGAACAACCACTGCGTGGTGGACGCCGCGATCGGCACCTTCATCGAGTACGGCACCAAGGACCGCCGCAAGGACCGCGAGTCCTACGCCGAGATGTGGCGTCGCTGGATCTACGACGACTACTACCGCAGCTATCTCCTCCCGCTGGAGAAGTACGGCCTGGTGATCCCGCACGACCTGGTCGAGGAGGCGTGGAACCGGATCACCAACAAGTTCTACGTCCACCGGGTCGCGCAGTTCTTCGCCACCGGCTGGCCGGTGAACTACTGGCGCATCGACGGCATGACCGACGCCGACTTCGAGTGGTTCGAGGACAAGTACCCGGGCTGGTACAGCCAGTTCGGCAAGTGGTGGGAGGCCTACAACCGGCTGCGCTACCCGGGCCGGAACAAGCCGATCGCGTTCGAAGAGGTCGGCTACGAGTACCCGCACCGCTGCTGGACCTGCATGGTGCCCTGCCTCGTCCGCGAGGACCTGGTGGTCGACAAGGTCGACGACCAGTGGCGGACCTACTGCTCCGAAACCTGCGCCTGGACCGACAAGGTCGCCTTCCGCCCCGAGTACGAGGGCCGGGAGACCCCCAACATGGGCCGGCTCACCGGCAAGCGCGAGTGGGAGACGCTGCACCACGACCGCGATCTCGCCGACATCGTCAAGGACCTGGGCTACGTCCGCGACGACGGCAGGACGCTGATCCCGCAGCCGCATCTGGAC
- a CDS encoding sigma-54-dependent Fis family transcriptional regulator has product MTQGHGANSQISVLREKFLSRPLPELPGVRDIISASWRRALEHRVDTDQPDPVFVADPDGESLLVRSAKPVLDNLASELGDPPVAILLTDSDGLVVSRTTVDRSLDSGLDRILLAPGYSYAESSIGTNGIGTTLECQQPVLVSGFEHFNSGLAQFECAGAPIHHPVRGHLVGVLDLTSWSGTPGPLLLTLARRTAKQIEEAMLAGVGARELALLREYLAACQRGSGAILAVNEDVVMVNNQAQELYDVADRSALITHSGDVAGSSKPVTVLADLPSGMVARLEYRPVYSGSTLAGGLFRVKNQAASRRTATQPELSLPGVVGGSPGWRQTCAAAEASFTAGSWLVLTGERGTGKTALATAVARHHAPSGTLLVRDCEGVDDYEEWAAALDEEVAGGHSPAVILRHADTLGTEGMRRLTDLFTMWQGAPPAHAPVWVAVTLSDVRRDPDAAGWLMPFFAHTVEVPPLRHRIEDVRRLVPHLLARHAKSRDLEPSDACLRQLMRLPWPGNIRQLDRMLAEVSRRHRSGKIEVADLPAECRTVMRRQLTQLESIERDAIVRSLAANDGNKERAAADLGMSRATIYRKIRAFGIVPGP; this is encoded by the coding sequence GTGACGCAAGGACACGGGGCCAACTCGCAGATCAGCGTCCTGCGGGAGAAGTTTCTCTCGCGACCCCTGCCCGAACTCCCCGGCGTGCGGGACATCATTTCCGCGTCCTGGCGCCGCGCGCTCGAACACCGGGTCGACACCGACCAGCCCGACCCCGTCTTCGTCGCCGACCCCGACGGCGAAAGTCTCCTGGTCCGCAGCGCCAAGCCGGTGCTGGACAACCTCGCCTCGGAACTCGGCGACCCTCCGGTCGCCATCCTGCTCACCGACTCCGACGGGCTCGTGGTCAGCAGGACCACCGTCGATCGCAGCCTGGACAGCGGCCTGGACCGCATCCTGCTCGCGCCCGGCTACAGCTACGCCGAGAGCTCCATCGGGACCAACGGGATCGGCACGACGCTCGAATGCCAGCAGCCGGTGCTGGTGTCCGGATTCGAGCATTTCAACAGCGGCCTCGCCCAGTTCGAATGCGCCGGTGCGCCGATCCATCACCCCGTGCGCGGTCACCTGGTCGGCGTACTCGATCTGACGTCCTGGTCGGGCACCCCCGGCCCGCTGCTGCTGACGCTGGCGCGCCGCACGGCCAAGCAGATCGAGGAGGCGATGCTCGCCGGCGTCGGCGCCCGCGAACTGGCTTTGCTGCGCGAGTACCTCGCCGCCTGTCAGCGGGGATCGGGCGCGATACTGGCCGTCAACGAGGACGTGGTCATGGTCAACAACCAGGCGCAGGAGCTCTACGACGTGGCTGACCGCTCGGCTCTGATCACGCACAGCGGCGATGTCGCGGGATCGTCCAAGCCGGTCACCGTACTGGCGGATCTGCCTTCCGGGATGGTCGCCCGGCTGGAATACCGGCCCGTGTACAGCGGGTCGACGCTCGCCGGCGGGTTGTTCCGGGTGAAGAACCAGGCCGCCTCGCGGCGCACGGCCACGCAACCCGAGCTGAGCCTGCCCGGGGTAGTCGGCGGCAGTCCCGGTTGGCGGCAGACCTGCGCCGCCGCGGAGGCGAGTTTCACCGCCGGAAGCTGGCTGGTGCTCACCGGCGAGCGCGGCACCGGCAAAACCGCACTGGCCACGGCCGTGGCACGCCACCATGCACCGAGCGGCACCCTGCTCGTGCGGGACTGCGAGGGCGTCGACGACTACGAGGAGTGGGCGGCCGCGCTGGACGAGGAGGTCGCCGGGGGCCATTCGCCCGCCGTCATCCTGCGCCACGCCGACACGCTCGGCACCGAGGGTATGCGGCGGCTCACCGACCTGTTCACGATGTGGCAGGGAGCGCCCCCGGCGCACGCCCCGGTGTGGGTGGCCGTCACCCTCAGCGACGTGCGGCGCGATCCGGATGCCGCCGGATGGCTGATGCCGTTCTTCGCCCACACCGTCGAGGTACCGCCGCTGCGGCACCGGATCGAAGACGTGCGCCGCCTGGTGCCGCATCTGCTGGCCCGCCACGCGAAGAGCCGCGATCTGGAGCCGTCGGACGCGTGCCTGCGCCAGCTCATGCGGCTGCCGTGGCCGGGCAACATCCGCCAGCTCGACCGGATGCTGGCCGAGGTCTCGCGGCGGCACCGCTCGGGCAAGATCGAGGTGGCCGACCTGCCCGCGGAATGCCGGACGGTCATGCGGCGCCAGCTCACCCAGCTCGAATCGATCGAACGGGACGCCATCGTCCGCAGCCTTGCGGCCAACGACGGAAACAAGGAACGGGCCGCGGCCGACCTCGGCATGTCCCGCGCCACCATCTACCGCAAGATCCGGGCCTTCGGCATCGTCCCCGGCCCGTGA
- a CDS encoding carboxyl transferase domain-containing protein, producing MPVQVPNGVVDVLVPDEAAAVATARVYLRTVTGVAAQDVACADQRMLRNLVPENRVRVYDIRPVPETLFDTGSVLEIRAAFGTGIVTAFARPAGRPVGVLANDPGHLDGAIDGDAADKPTRFLRICDEHRLPVVSLVDTTRFMVGQEAERTATVRRFGETFVAGARLSTPLVAVVLRKGYGVGALAPWR from the coding sequence ATGCCGGTGCAGGTGCCCAACGGCGTGGTCGACGTGCTGGTCCCGGACGAGGCTGCCGCCGTCGCGACGGCTCGTGTCTACCTGCGCACGGTGACCGGAGTGGCCGCCCAGGACGTCGCCTGCGCGGACCAGCGCATGCTGCGGAACCTCGTCCCGGAGAACCGGGTGCGGGTCTACGACATCCGGCCCGTGCCGGAGACGTTGTTCGACACCGGCAGCGTGCTGGAGATCCGGGCTGCCTTCGGCACCGGGATCGTCACCGCCTTCGCGCGGCCGGCGGGCAGGCCGGTCGGCGTGCTGGCGAACGATCCGGGACATCTCGACGGAGCGATCGACGGTGACGCCGCCGACAAGCCGACCCGCTTCCTGCGGATCTGCGACGAGCACCGGCTGCCCGTGGTGTCGCTTGTGGACACCACGAGGTTCATGGTCGGCCAGGAGGCCGAACGCACCGCCACCGTCCGCCGGTTCGGGGAGACGTTCGTGGCCGGGGCACGGCTGTCCACGCCGCTGGTCGCGGTGGTGCTGCGCAAGGGCTACGGCGTCGGCGCCTTGGCGCCATGGCGGTGA
- a CDS encoding TetR/AcrR family transcriptional regulator yields MRQYPSSRVSGPNRQDGVAMAATGAAAGGARQRLTAAERRAQLTEAAARRFERDGYPRVSLADVAADVGVTAPAVYRHFKNKQDLLVGAILDGLDLVERTLARTAGDSLEDLVVAMADLMMDRRYLWALFQREARFLAPESQASIRRQFDRVIGKLVRRLRQHRPELAPDEARLLITAATSALASPAMPKSVPRALVSGELAGSAMRILNLQLEKCLAKVETRGGSITHAPSPNSRRDELLESAIGLFFRRGYAGVSLDDIGASAGLAGPSLYHHFNTKTDILVAAFSRATERLTEEYDLRSKATPTPALAELVGMYTDFCLRNRELVGIYVSDVSYLPPDLQRQIRAVLRQRVAEWADAVTTENSEIGLRPARVRSHAALTVIDDLVRLGRFHVRPNVAAEIRVVAMSILTGNA; encoded by the coding sequence ATGAGGCAGTACCCGAGCAGCCGGGTATCGGGGCCGAACCGACAGGACGGGGTGGCGATGGCAGCAACGGGCGCTGCGGCAGGTGGAGCGAGACAACGACTCACCGCGGCCGAACGACGTGCTCAGCTGACGGAGGCCGCCGCACGGCGATTCGAGCGGGACGGGTACCCCCGGGTGTCGCTCGCCGACGTCGCGGCCGATGTGGGAGTGACCGCACCGGCGGTGTACCGGCACTTCAAGAACAAGCAGGATCTCCTGGTCGGTGCGATCCTGGACGGCCTCGACCTCGTCGAGCGCACACTCGCGCGGACAGCCGGCGACTCGTTGGAAGACCTAGTCGTGGCCATGGCGGACCTGATGATGGACCGACGCTACCTGTGGGCCTTGTTCCAGCGCGAGGCCAGGTTTCTCGCCCCGGAATCGCAAGCGTCGATCCGGCGGCAGTTCGACCGCGTGATCGGCAAACTGGTTCGCCGCCTCCGCCAGCACCGTCCCGAGCTCGCGCCTGACGAGGCCCGGCTGCTGATCACCGCCGCGACATCAGCGCTGGCGAGCCCGGCGATGCCGAAATCGGTGCCCCGCGCCCTCGTCAGCGGCGAACTGGCCGGCTCCGCGATGAGGATCCTCAACTTGCAGCTGGAAAAGTGCTTGGCGAAGGTCGAGACGCGGGGCGGTTCCATCACCCATGCACCGTCGCCGAACTCCCGCCGTGACGAGCTGCTGGAAAGCGCCATCGGCCTGTTCTTCCGCCGGGGCTACGCGGGTGTCAGCCTGGACGACATCGGCGCCTCGGCGGGACTCGCCGGCCCCAGTCTCTACCACCATTTCAATACGAAAACCGACATCCTGGTGGCAGCCTTTTCCCGTGCCACGGAACGCCTCACCGAGGAGTACGACCTTCGTTCGAAGGCGACGCCCACCCCCGCACTCGCCGAGCTCGTCGGAATGTACACCGACTTCTGTCTCCGTAACCGTGAACTCGTCGGGATCTACGTCTCGGACGTGTCGTATCTGCCGCCGGACCTGCAACGCCAGATCAGAGCCGTGCTCCGCCAGCGGGTCGCCGAATGGGCCGACGCCGTCACCACCGAGAACAGCGAGATCGGCCTGCGGCCGGCCCGGGTCCGCTCCCACGCGGCCCTGACGGTCATCGACGACCTCGTTCGCCTCGGTCGATTCCACGTCCGGCCAAACGTCGCAGCGGAGATCCGCGTCGTGGCCATGTCCATCCTCACCGGCAACGCGTAG
- a CDS encoding Rossmann-fold NAD(P)-binding domain-containing protein has protein sequence MDDIVDAAGTFESTGTHLPHTPARFATRVNTDVADSCSWANHVTGGLVEGEGTWEELLERGGCDKKMLKASRESMPLRRFGAPDDIAEAAAFLMSDAPGGSPATRSSRTAGSPHEWQRRILAARHRREPRTRVTTTGRPCTTRRMLGESPGRAVVFGRAGLSFCAGHDLKQVHDNETYA, from the coding sequence ATGGACGACATCGTCGACGCCGCCGGGACCTTCGAATCCACCGGGACACATCTCCCCCATACTCCAGCCCGGTTCGCCACCAGGGTGAACACGGACGTGGCGGACTCTTGCTCCTGGGCGAACCACGTCACCGGCGGACTCGTCGAAGGTGAAGGGACATGGGAAGAACTACTGGAACGTGGGGGCTGCGACAAGAAGATGCTGAAGGCATCGCGAGAGTCGATGCCACTCAGGCGATTCGGCGCGCCGGATGACATTGCAGAGGCCGCGGCATTCCTGATGTCGGACGCGCCCGGTGGATCACCGGCCACACGCTCGTCGCGGACGGCGGGTTCTCCGCATGAGTGGCAACGAAGAATCCTCGCTGCTCGTCACCGGCGTGAACCGCGTACGCGGGTAACCACAACCGGGCGTCCGTGCACGACGCGCAGGATGCTCGGCGAAAGCCCGGGCCGGGCAGTCGTGTTCGGCCGCGCGGGGCTCAGTTTCTGCGCGGGACACGACCTGAAGCAGGTACACGACAACGAAACGTACGCGTAA
- a CDS encoding MlaE family ABC transporter permease, with product MTETAQRAQTLEGGFLRPPSRFARLVTPLGAFFGMSIEAFRTMFKRPLQWREFVQQTWFIARVSIGPAIFVGIPLTCLVTFQFNEVLREVGAIDLSGSGAALATVTQIGPVVATLVVAGAGATAICADLGARTIREEIDAMEVLGINVVHRLVAPRVLASIFCGVMLNALIILIGLAGGYVFSVYLQGASPALYVADLNLLIGVPDLVQSECKALVFGMLAGLVGCYRGLSVKGGPKAVGNAVNETVVYSFMTLFVANLFLTALPYQLGLVGK from the coding sequence ATGACGGAAACTGCGCAGCGTGCCCAAACCCTCGAGGGCGGATTCCTCCGTCCGCCGAGTAGGTTCGCCCGGCTGGTGACACCGCTCGGTGCCTTTTTCGGCATGTCGATCGAGGCGTTCCGGACGATGTTCAAACGCCCGCTGCAGTGGCGTGAGTTTGTCCAGCAGACGTGGTTCATCGCCCGGGTTTCGATCGGCCCCGCGATCTTCGTCGGTATTCCGCTCACCTGTCTGGTCACGTTTCAGTTCAACGAGGTGCTGCGGGAAGTCGGCGCGATCGATCTGAGCGGTTCGGGTGCGGCACTGGCGACGGTCACCCAGATCGGTCCGGTGGTGGCGACACTCGTTGTCGCGGGTGCCGGAGCCACTGCGATCTGTGCTGATTTGGGGGCTCGCACCATCCGTGAAGAGATCGACGCGATGGAGGTCCTCGGTATCAACGTCGTGCACCGGCTGGTTGCGCCGCGGGTGCTCGCCTCAATCTTTTGCGGGGTCATGCTCAACGCGTTGATCATCCTGATCGGGCTGGCGGGTGGCTACGTGTTCTCCGTGTACTTGCAGGGCGCTTCGCCTGCTCTGTACGTGGCCGACTTGAATCTCCTGATCGGTGTTCCCGATCTGGTCCAGAGTGAATGCAAGGCGCTGGTGTTCGGCATGCTCGCCGGGCTTGTCGGTTGTTACCGCGGGTTGAGTGTGAAAGGCGGACCAAAAGCGGTCGGCAACGCGGTGAACGAAACCGTTGTCTATTCGTTCATGACGTTGTTCGTGGCGAACCTGTTCCTGACCGCGTTGCCCTACCAGCTCGGGCTTGTCGGCAAATAG
- a CDS encoding ABC transporter permease — protein METSKVSPFARFKRAAGAPVRLLETLGDQGTFYLRVFAWVYRAIFRYKKEQTRLVAEVGMGSGALALIGGSVAITGFMTFFVGTSSGVQGYQALRQVDLTALSGFASAFINTRLAAPIIAGAGLAATVGTGITAQLGAMRISEEIDALEVMSVPSLPYLVSTRLIAGLIAVVPLYALALILSYLGYEAVSVLFYGVSSGGYTHYFYAFLQPIDILYSFVQAMAMAVVVILVHCYYGYTAKGGPAGVGEAVGRAVRTSLIGVTTVTLFVALAVYGGHDTLRISG, from the coding sequence ATGGAGACGAGCAAAGTGTCACCCTTCGCGCGTTTCAAGCGCGCGGCCGGCGCGCCCGTCCGGCTCCTTGAGACGCTGGGCGACCAGGGGACCTTCTATCTGCGTGTTTTCGCGTGGGTGTACCGGGCGATCTTCCGGTACAAGAAGGAACAGACCCGTCTGGTCGCCGAGGTAGGTATGGGAAGTGGTGCGCTGGCGCTGATCGGCGGGTCGGTCGCCATCACCGGCTTTATGACGTTTTTCGTCGGTACGAGCTCGGGTGTACAGGGTTATCAGGCACTACGACAGGTCGACTTGACTGCATTGTCGGGATTCGCGTCCGCGTTCATCAATACCCGCCTCGCGGCACCGATCATCGCGGGCGCTGGGCTCGCGGCGACCGTGGGCACGGGAATCACGGCGCAGCTCGGGGCGATGCGGATCAGCGAGGAGATCGACGCGCTCGAAGTGATGAGCGTGCCTTCGCTGCCATATCTGGTCAGCACTCGGTTGATCGCGGGCCTGATCGCCGTGGTTCCGCTTTACGCACTGGCGCTGATTCTCAGCTACCTCGGCTACGAGGCGGTTTCAGTGCTGTTCTACGGGGTTTCCTCGGGTGGTTACACCCATTACTTCTACGCTTTCCTGCAGCCGATCGACATTCTCTATTCCTTCGTACAGGCGATGGCGATGGCTGTGGTGGTGATCCTCGTCCACTGCTACTACGGATACACGGCGAAGGGCGGTCCAGCTGGTGTGGGGGAGGCGGTCGGCCGCGCGGTCCGGACCTCACTGATCGGCGTGACGACCGTCACCCTCTTCGTCGCTCTCGCCGTTTACGGCGGCCACGACACCCTGCGGATCTCGGGATAG
- a CDS encoding MCE family protein, with protein sequence MSQVTLDSPITKRVSGLGMLVVFAGIVALVLAMFNGAFTSTTTVSLQADRAGLMMAAKDRVKYHGVQVGSVSSVELNGNIVKIVMQLDPSQASIIPANVTAAISPETAFGNKFIELQSPRAPAPGRLRNGTVLIADHIGTEINTVFQNLMNVLTVVKPSQVNETLQALSSSLQGRGDQLGRFLSEINSYLGSFNPLLPELDRDMIQVSNVSNLYADISPQFFKTLENATQIGATVTDKQVALHDFLQELTRLGATGTDLFKQNGQNLIDTMRLLEPTSALLDKYSPELSCFLQGEDNARRLLEPALGGKKQSGVLTVNILPGKEPYQYPNDLPEVNAASGPDCHGLPNLANTPVPAPEIVITGNGYVPPSGQGSDDVQLGNPPLQLLLDPTRRQQGAK encoded by the coding sequence ATGTCTCAAGTCACCCTGGATTCCCCCATCACCAAGCGCGTGTCAGGGCTCGGCATGCTGGTCGTCTTCGCCGGGATCGTCGCTCTTGTCTTGGCCATGTTCAACGGGGCGTTCACGTCGACGACCACTGTGTCCCTGCAGGCTGACCGGGCCGGTCTCATGATGGCCGCCAAGGATCGGGTCAAGTACCACGGCGTGCAGGTTGGCTCCGTGTCCTCGGTGGAGCTGAACGGGAACATTGTCAAGATCGTGATGCAACTGGATCCCAGTCAGGCGTCCATAATCCCGGCCAATGTCACCGCGGCGATCAGCCCGGAGACCGCTTTCGGCAACAAGTTCATCGAATTGCAGTCACCGCGGGCTCCCGCGCCCGGGCGGCTGCGAAACGGCACCGTGCTCATCGCCGATCATATCGGCACGGAGATCAACACCGTGTTTCAGAATCTGATGAACGTGCTGACGGTGGTCAAGCCGAGCCAGGTCAATGAAACCCTGCAGGCCCTGTCGTCGTCGTTGCAAGGGCGAGGTGACCAGCTCGGGCGATTCCTCAGTGAGATCAACTCCTATCTCGGATCGTTCAATCCGTTGCTGCCCGAGCTTGACCGGGACATGATCCAAGTGAGCAATGTCAGCAACCTTTACGCCGACATTTCCCCTCAATTCTTCAAGACATTGGAGAACGCGACCCAGATCGGCGCGACCGTGACGGACAAACAGGTCGCACTACACGATTTCTTGCAAGAACTGACGAGGCTTGGTGCCACTGGCACCGACTTGTTCAAGCAGAACGGCCAGAACCTGATCGACACGATGAGGCTACTCGAGCCCACGAGTGCCTTGCTGGACAAGTACTCGCCCGAGCTCTCATGCTTCCTGCAGGGTGAGGACAATGCCCGTCGGCTACTGGAACCCGCACTGGGTGGCAAGAAGCAATCGGGCGTGCTCACGGTGAACATCCTTCCCGGCAAGGAGCCGTACCAGTACCCCAATGACCTTCCGGAGGTCAACGCGGCATCCGGTCCGGACTGTCACGGGTTGCCGAACCTCGCGAACACACCGGTGCCGGCGCCGGAGATCGTGATAACCGGGAACGGCTATGTTCCTCCGTCCGGACAAGGCTCGGACGATGTCCAGCTCGGGAACCCGCCGTTGCAGCTTCTCCTTGACCCGACCAGGCGCCAGCAAGGAGCGAAATGA
- a CDS encoding MCE family protein: MKRSSAIAVRGDLIRVGIFAVIGVVIITLLGIQLSGTQFNDESNYAAAFTDVSGLRAGDEVRAAGVRVGSVEDIALADGVPRITFTVDKNVSMTDDVHAAVRYKNLIGDRYLELSKAGESIVLLAPGATIPATRTSPALDLDSLLNGFQPLFQGLQPDQINQLSQELITVLQGEGGTIQDLLGHIGSLTSTLADRDQVIGSVITNMNSVLGTVNQHGSEFSVTLSRLQQLVSGLAADRQVLGSSLDRIASLTGSFNTMLEQVRPSLRSTVDQFGRTITNVDADKGELDQNLKDLVDFYTRASRIGAYGSFTNAYLCGLQIKLTGPDGKTIYTPWIDSNSSSERCRDN; encoded by the coding sequence ATGAAGCGGTCATCGGCGATCGCCGTACGGGGAGATCTCATCCGCGTCGGCATATTCGCCGTCATCGGAGTCGTGATCATCACGCTGCTCGGCATTCAGCTCTCGGGCACCCAGTTCAACGACGAGAGCAACTACGCCGCGGCGTTCACCGATGTCAGTGGCTTGCGAGCCGGCGACGAAGTGCGGGCTGCCGGTGTCCGCGTCGGATCAGTCGAGGACATCGCACTGGCCGACGGCGTTCCGCGCATCACCTTCACAGTCGACAAGAACGTGTCGATGACCGACGATGTCCACGCTGCGGTCCGCTACAAGAACCTTATCGGCGACCGCTATCTCGAGCTGTCCAAAGCAGGCGAATCGATCGTGCTGCTGGCCCCGGGAGCGACGATCCCGGCCACCCGTACGTCGCCCGCATTGGATCTCGACTCATTGCTCAACGGTTTCCAGCCCTTGTTCCAGGGTCTGCAGCCAGACCAGATCAATCAGCTGTCCCAGGAGCTCATCACGGTCCTGCAGGGTGAAGGCGGAACGATCCAGGACCTGCTGGGCCACATTGGCTCCCTGACCAGCACCCTCGCGGACCGTGACCAGGTCATCGGAAGCGTGATCACGAACATGAACAGTGTGTTGGGCACCGTCAACCAGCACGGCAGTGAGTTCTCCGTGACGCTTTCGCGGCTACAACAGCTGGTGAGCGGGCTCGCCGCGGACCGGCAAGTGCTCGGGTCATCGCTCGACCGCATCGCGTCGCTGACCGGGTCGTTCAACACGATGCTCGAGCAGGTCAGGCCCTCGTTGAGGTCCACGGTGGACCAGTTCGGCCGGACGATCACCAACGTCGACGCCGACAAGGGCGAGCTGGATCAGAACTTGAAGGATCTCGTGGACTTCTATACCCGGGCGAGCAGGATTGGCGCGTACGGGAGTTTCACCAACGCTTACCTGTGCGGGCTGCAGATCAAGCTGACCGGCCCCGATGGCAAGACGATCTACACGCCGTGGATCGATTCGAACAGCAGCAGCGAACGTTGCAGGGACAACTGA
- a CDS encoding MCE family protein — MKTFREMNHTRVGVIGVVAVVAAMLILFNITTFPQLTGATEYTADFANAGGLQSGDAVRIGGVQVGKVRDLTLAGDKIVVTFDITDDNARIGDESTLAIKTETLLGRKFLAITGRGAKAADPGAAIPVSRTQVPYDLTTQLGDLATTSGQIDVTQLSQALDSVSGALAGSPPEMKQALTGLSRLSQTISSRDGEIQQLLTNAEGVTGVLADRNKQLTQLFVDGNSLLSELVARRQAIHDLLVNVGAVADQLSGLVKDNQAQLGPTLTHLNSVLDMLRQNEGNIATALEQLGPYATRLGSAISSGPFWDAYIQNLIPGNLIPLPALPGSEGAATQATGGR, encoded by the coding sequence ATGAAGACCTTCCGCGAGATGAACCACACCCGCGTCGGCGTCATCGGTGTCGTCGCGGTAGTGGCCGCCATGCTGATCCTGTTCAACATCACCACATTCCCGCAGCTGACCGGTGCGACCGAGTACACCGCGGATTTCGCCAACGCGGGTGGCCTGCAATCCGGCGACGCCGTGCGGATAGGCGGAGTCCAGGTCGGCAAGGTCAGGGACTTGACGCTCGCCGGCGACAAGATAGTCGTGACCTTCGACATCACCGATGACAACGCCCGCATCGGCGACGAGAGCACGCTGGCGATCAAGACGGAAACCCTGTTGGGAAGGAAGTTCCTGGCGATCACCGGCAGAGGGGCCAAGGCCGCTGATCCCGGCGCCGCGATCCCGGTGTCGCGCACTCAGGTGCCCTATGACCTCACGACGCAGCTGGGCGATCTCGCCACCACGTCGGGACAGATCGATGTCACCCAGCTGTCACAGGCATTGGATTCGGTCTCGGGTGCCCTTGCCGGCTCGCCACCGGAAATGAAGCAGGCACTGACGGGTTTGAGCAGGTTGTCGCAGACCATCTCCTCCCGCGACGGTGAGATCCAGCAGCTGCTGACCAACGCGGAGGGAGTGACCGGTGTGCTGGCCGACCGCAACAAGCAGCTGACGCAACTGTTCGTCGACGGCAATTCGCTACTGTCCGAGCTCGTGGCCCGCCGACAGGCCATTCACGACTTGCTGGTCAACGTCGGTGCTGTCGCCGATCAGCTGTCCGGCTTGGTCAAGGACAACCAGGCCCAACTGGGCCCGACGCTGACCCACCTGAATTCCGTGCTGGACATGTTGCGGCAAAACGAAGGCAACATCGCGACCGCACTCGAGCAGCTCGGTCCCTACGCGACGCGGCTGGGATCGGCGATCTCCAGCGGACCGTTCTGGGATGCCTACATCCAGAACCTGATCCCGGGCAACCTCATTCCCTTACCAGCCTTGCCTGGCAGCGAGGGCGCCGCCACCCAGGCCACCGGAGGTCGCTGA